The Anopheles coluzzii chromosome 2, AcolN3, whole genome shotgun sequence genome window below encodes:
- the LOC125906494 gene encoding peritrophin-1 has product MKVSASLVLLLAAAVLADDRCPPQDDPEQPPVLLAHPTDCDKFLICNHGTPVVSKCPPGLLWNDSQKQCDYPSQAQCAPGVTPNTEPAPKPSPNCPPEYDPDHMVYIPHETDCGKYYICDPYGVELEQTCPSGLHWNPVVNYCDFPELAQCEE; this is encoded by the exons atgaaag TTTCTGCCAGTTTGGTACTACTGTTGGCAGCTGCCGTGCTTGCCGACGATCGCTGCCCACCGCAGGACGATCCGGAGCAACCGCCCGTCCTGCTAGCGCATCCCACCGATTGTGACAAGTTCCTGATCTGCAACCACGGAACGCCCGTCGTCAGCAAGTGTCCACCCGGGTTGCTGTGGAATGACTCCCAGAAGCAGTGCGACTACCCTTCGCAGGCACAGTGCGCACCGGGTGTGACGCCCAACACTGAACCCGCTCCCAAACCGTCACCCAACTGTCCACCCGAATACGATCCCGACCATATGGTGTACATTCCGCACGAAACTGACTGTGGGAAGTATTACATCTGCGATCCGTACGGTGTTGAGCTGGAGCAGACGTGCCCTTCCGGGTTGCACTGGAATCCGGTGGTCAACTATTGCGATTTCCCAGAGTTGGCGCAGTGTGAAGAGTGA
- the LOC120961406 gene encoding peritrophin-1, giving the protein MKVVLCAVLLLVGSVLADDRCPPHDDPELPPVLMPHPTDCDKFLICSHGVAVVSKCPPGLHWNDSRKLCDYPYEAQCVPSF; this is encoded by the exons ATGAAAG TTGTGCTATGCGCAGTGTTGCTTTTGGTGGGTTCAGTGCTAGCTGACGATCGCTGTCCACCGCATGACGATCCGGAGCTTCCACCCGTGCTAATGCCACATCCCACCGATTGTGATAAGTTCCTGATCTGCAGCCATGGCGTCGCCGTTGTTAGCAAGTGTCCGCCCGGGTTGCATTGGAATGACTCCCGGAAGCTGTGTGACTATCCATACGAGGCACAATGTGTACCGTCTTTTTAA
- the LOC120952023 gene encoding double-strand break repair protein MRE11, whose protein sequence is MSESTQSTDINPDDTIKILVASDIHLGYNEKDPIRGDDSFIAFEEVLQHALENDVDAILLGGDLFHVANPSTNTLDRCFRLLKTYTLGDKPIRLEFLSDQNDNFLESLSRTVNYEDPNMNIAIPVFSIHGNHDDSGGAGRVSSMNLLSTNGYVNYFGKWTDLSKIDIRPILLRKGETKLALYGLSYMSDARLCRLLDDAKVFIEKPDEPGFFSIMVLHQNRAERGPKNYLPESSLPQFLDLIIWGHEHDCRIEPEENAAKKFYVSQPGSTVATSLSEGEAIPKCCGLLSIHKGLFRMDPIPLKSVRPFVFESIDLATVQEELALDEGDVQQRVQAFATERIEAMIERAKQQQSGYARQPKLPLIRLRLLLTEVEQQFNAIRFGFRYHGRVANPQDMVIFKKKPKAIVKDELGKMLDKAALQEAYRNQREQRAQRAEEIVDRYFREADVMNQLEVLYPRSMTELCRRMVDYEDDEACEKIIKFYENKALEFLRAQDNISEEGICEALAGFPAADPEMHEKVLHMLDTRSKPQDAVDPLRRFRDLDDEAENNDGTTGKGTMDTTAAKPARGARGGGARGGRGSRGGARGASKATVAAVTTTTGAGASRSRSQTSISSLFASQTSNNGSIASVATRTSSRKPAATKARQMDFDSDDE, encoded by the exons ATGTCCGAAAGCACACAATCTACGGACATTAATCCGGACGACACAATAAAAATCTTGGTGGCGAGTGATATACATCTAGGATACAATGAGAAAGATCCTATACGAG GGGATGATAGTTTCATCGCCTTTGAGGAAGTGCTGCAGCACGCGCTGGAAAATGACGTGGACGCGATACTGCTCGGTGGCGATCTGTTCCATGTGGCAAACCCGTCCACCAACACGCTGGACCGCTGCTTTCGGCTGCTGAAGACGTACACACTCGGCGACAAACCGATTCGGTTGGAGTTTTTGAGCGATCAGAACGACAACTTTCTGGAATCGCTAAGCCGCACGGTAAACTACGAGGATCCGAACATGAACATCGCGATACCGGTGTTTTCCATCCACGGCAACCATGACGATTCGGGCGGTGCCGGGCGCGTCAGCTCGATGAATCTGCTCAGCACCAACGGGTACGTGAACTACTTTGGCAAATGGACCGACCTGAGCAAGATCGACATTCGCCCGATACTGCTGCGCAAGGGCGAAACGAAGCTGGCACTGTACGGGCTGAGCTACATGAGCGATGCGCGGCTGTGCCGCCTGCTGGACGATGCGAAAGTGTTCATAGAGAAGCCGGATGAGCCCGGCTTTTTCAGCATCATGGTACTGCACCAGAATCGGGCGGAACGGGGGCCGAAAAATTATCTGCCCGAAAGCTCGCTGCCCCAGTTTCTGGACCTGATCATCTGGGGCCACGAGCACGACTGCCGCATCGAGCCGGAGGAGAACGCGGCGAAGAAGTTCTACGTCAGCCAGCCCGGCTCGACCGTGGCGACGTCACTGTCCGAGGGCGAAGCGATACCGAAGTGCTGCGGATTGCTCAGCATTCACAAGGGCCTGTTCCGGATGGATCCGATACCGCTGAAATCGGTACGCCCGTTCGTGTTTGAATCGATCGATCTGGCCACGGTGCAGGAGGAGCTGGCGCTGGACGAGGGGGACGTGCAGCAGCGAGTCCAGGCCTTCGCTACCGAGCGTATCGAGGCGATGATAGAGCGtgccaagcagcagcagtcaggGTACGCCCGGCAACCGAAGCTTCCGCTCATTCGGCTCCGGCTGCTGCTTACCGAAGTGGAGCAACAGTTTAACGCGATCCGGTTCGGGTTTCGCTATCACGGGCGGGTAGCAAACCCGCAGGACATGGTCATTTTTAAGAAGAAGCCCAAAGCGATTGTAAAGGACGAGCTGGGCAAGATGCTGGACAAGGCTGCGCTGCAGGAAGCGTACCGGAACCAGCGCGAACAGCGTGCCCAGCGGGCGGAGGAGATCGTCGATCGGTATTTCCGCGAGGCGGACGTGATGAACCAACTGGAGGTGCTGTACCCTCGCAGCATGACGGAACTCTGCCGCCGGATGGTGGACTACGAGGACGATGAGGCGTGCGAGAAGATTATCAAGTTTTACGAGAACAAAGCGCTCGAGTTTTTGCGCGCACAGGACAATATCAGTGAGGAGGGTATCTGTGAAGCGCTGGCCGGGTTTCCGGCGGCCGATCCGGAGATGCACGAGAAGGTGCTCCACATGCTGGACACACGATCGAAGCCGCAGGACGCGGTCGATCCGTTGAGGCGCTTTCGCGATCTGGACGATGAGGCAGAGAACAACGATGGGACGACGGGCAAGGGTACGATGGATACGACCGCTGCGAAACCCGCCCGTGGTGCAcggggtggtggtgcgcgtggTGGAAGAGGTTCACGTGGAGGTGCACGTGGCGCTAGCAAGGCAACGGTAGCGGCGGTAACTACAACTACTGGAGCCGGTGCGAGCCGTTCTCGGTCGCAAACGTCGATTAGTTCATTGTTTGCCTCGCAGACGAGTAACAACGGCAGTATTGCCAGTGTGGCCACCAGAACATCGTCCAGAAAACCGGCCGCCACAAAGGCACGCCAGATGGACTTTGATTCGGATGATGAGTGA
- the LOC120953785 gene encoding transformer-2 protein homolog alpha-like → MSHSRNYNYYEPSRSRSRERSYRREYRDDSERYNPGTSESGRTPADYGGSSSSYRRSSHHRSSHSTAHYHDPPASSSASGGAHECSSHSGGSSGKVVLAVFNLSVYTTEAELYDTFSKFGPLRKTTVVLDAKTGRSRGFGFVYFESAEDAKVAHDQANGIEIGDRRIRVDFSATNKPHDPTPGVYYGKVSHPKTGYGGHSSHGMASSHGYHHCRACEVEARERERWERDARSREHYYYYDSYSGHDRSRNRSMTGRSGRSSDYYRGGTSIR, encoded by the exons ATGAGCCACTCGAGAAATTATAATTACTACGAG CCCTCGAGGTCCCGCAGCCGGGAACGCAGCTACCGTCGAGAGTATCGCGACGATTCGGAACGCTACAATCCAGGCACATCGGAGTCGGGCCGCACACCGGCCGATTACGGTGGCTCCTCGTCCAGTTACCGCAGAAGCTCGCACCATCGAAGTTCACACTCCACCGCACACTACCACGACCCACCGGCCTCCTCGTCGGCATCCGGCGGGGCGCACGAGTGTTCGTCACACAGCGGCGGCTCGTCCGGCAAGGTCGTGCTGGCCGTGTTCAATCTCAGCGTGTACACCACCGAGGCGGAACTGTACGATACGTTTTCCAAGTTTGGTCCACTGCGAAAGACGACCGTGGTGCTGGATGCAAAG ACGGGACGCTCACGCGGATTCGGCTTCGTGTACTTCGAGAGCGCGGAAGACGCCAAGGTGGCCCACGACCAGGCGAACGGCATCGAGATCGGGGACCGGCGGATACGGGTGGACTTTTCCGCCACCAACAAACCGCACGATCCGACCCCGGGCGTCTACTACGGCAAGGTGTCCCATCCCAAGACCGGATACGGCGGCCATTCTTCCCACGGTATGGCCAGCTCGCACGGCTACCACCATTGCAGGGCGTGCGAGGTGGAAGCGCGGGAACGCGAGCGATGGGAACGGGACGCGAGATCAAG GGAgcattactactactacgacaGCTATTCCGGTCACGACCGCAGTCGCAACCGTTCCATGACGGGCCGGTCTGGCAGGAGCAGCGATTACTATCGCGGCGGAACCAGCATTCGCTGA
- the LOC120953786 gene encoding adrenodoxin-like protein 1, mitochondrial — protein MPITTSLLHLARGMYNRCYRLIIPRNIHSTVQLLHGEYEWQDPKSEDEVVNITYIDKDGKETTVRGKVGDNVLYLAHRFGVEMEGACEASLACTTCHVYVQDEYLDRLAEPEEKEDDLLDMAPFLRENSRLGCQIVLQKDLEGMRLQLPQATRNFYVDGHKPKPH, from the exons ATGCCCATCACAACCTCTTTACTTCATTTAGCGCGTGGCATGTACAATCGGTGCTACAGGTTAATTATACCGCGAAATATACACAGCACCGTGC AGCTACTTCACGGCGAATATGAATGGCAGGATCCAAAGAGTGAAGATGAAGT TGTAAACATTACGTACATCGATAAGGATGGCAAGGAGACGACGGTTCGGGGAAAGGTGGGCGATAACGTACTGTACCTGGCCCATCGGTTCGGTGTCGAGATGGAGGGCGCCTGCGAGGCCTCGCTTGCCTGCACCACCTGTCACGTGTACGTGCAGGACGAGTATCTCGATCGTCTGGCCGAGccggaggagaaggaggacgATCTGCTCGATATGGCACCGTTTCTACGCGAAAACTCCCGTCTCGGCTGCCAGATAGTGCTGCAGAAGGACCTGGAAGGGATGCGGTTGCAGCTTCCGCAAGCGACACGAAACTTTTACGTAGACGGACACAAACCAAAGCCGCACTAG